A part of Tardiphaga sp. vice304 genomic DNA contains:
- a CDS encoding PepSY-associated TM helix domain-containing protein: MDGRPSAFKKKQRAFFLRQLYQWHWISSGLCLIGMVLFAVTGITLNHAGQMESSPSVVTREGRLPAEGLYALRQQPAVAKAPLPASVATWIRRDMRINVADRDTEWSAREVYVALPRPGGDAWMSIDRDDGTIAYERTDRGWIAYLNDLHKGRHTGGVWSWFLDLFAGAAIVFCLTGLLLLQLHATKRPATWPVVGLGFVIPALLLVIFIHR; this comes from the coding sequence ATGGATGGGCGGCCGAGCGCCTTCAAGAAGAAGCAGCGCGCTTTCTTTCTGAGGCAACTCTATCAGTGGCACTGGATCAGCTCCGGATTGTGCCTGATTGGAATGGTGCTGTTCGCCGTGACGGGGATCACGCTCAATCATGCCGGACAGATGGAATCGTCTCCATCGGTCGTGACGCGCGAAGGCCGGTTGCCCGCGGAGGGTCTGTACGCGCTTCGCCAGCAGCCCGCTGTCGCCAAGGCGCCGCTTCCGGCATCGGTCGCGACCTGGATCCGGCGCGACATGAGGATCAACGTGGCGGACCGCGACACCGAATGGTCGGCCAGGGAAGTCTATGTGGCGCTTCCACGGCCTGGCGGCGATGCCTGGATGAGCATCGATCGCGATGACGGCACAATCGCCTATGAGCGCACCGATCGCGGCTGGATCGCCTATCTCAACGATCTGCACAAGGGCCGCCATACCGGGGGCGTCTGGAGCTGGTTTCTCGATCTTTTCGCCGGCGCGGCGATCGTGTTTTGCCTGACCGGCCTCTTGCTGCTGCAACTGCACGCCACCAAACGCCCCGCGACATGGCCGGTGGTCGGCCTCGGCTTCGTGATCCCTGCTTTGCTGCTCGTCATCTTCATCCACCGCTAG
- a CDS encoding DUF2271 domain-containing protein encodes MRFVVTAAISTLAAGPSIASEASISIDIPRLNVVEYHKPYVAFWLEGADGGKVTNLAVWYDVKHKDNEGSKWLKDMRQWWRRTGRELTLPVDGLSSPTRAPGTHRIGFKADAKPLTELAPGSYSLVVEAAREVGGRELLRVPFEWPPKAPVTLDAKGESELGVVTLKLVP; translated from the coding sequence ATGCGTTTCGTCGTCACTGCCGCCATCTCGACCCTTGCCGCCGGCCCGTCCATCGCCAGCGAAGCCAGCATCAGCATCGATATCCCCCGCCTCAACGTGGTCGAGTATCACAAGCCCTACGTGGCCTTTTGGCTGGAAGGCGCCGATGGCGGCAAGGTCACCAATCTGGCGGTCTGGTACGACGTCAAGCACAAGGACAATGAGGGCAGCAAATGGCTGAAGGACATGCGGCAGTGGTGGCGGCGCACGGGCCGCGAACTGACGCTGCCCGTCGATGGCCTGAGCAGCCCGACCCGGGCGCCGGGCACGCACCGGATCGGCTTCAAGGCCGACGCCAAGCCGCTCACCGAACTGGCGCCGGGGAGCTACAGCCTGGTGGTCGAGGCGGCGCGCGAAGTCGGCGGTCGCGAACTGCTCCGCGTCCCCTTCGAATGGCCGCCGAAGGCGCCGGTGACGCTCGACGCCAAGGGCGAGAGCGAGCTTGGCGTCGTGACGCTGAAACTGGTGCCTTGA
- a CDS encoding DUF4198 domain-containing protein has translation MNNYLKLALLASAITLGSVGAQAHRQWLLPSATVLSGTDAWVTVDGAVSNDLFYFEHFPLQLDGLSVLAPDGKAAAVQNQAKGRYRSTFDVKLDQPGTYKMMVLNQGVFANYKLDGQNKRWRGKAEQVATEIPANATDVKISETQGRIEIFVTSGKPSSDTFKPTGVGLEMVPVTHPNNLMAGEKATFRMVLDGQPAAGLPIEIVPGGIRYRDKLNDFKATTDESGTFTVTWPGPGMYWMNASIEDSKSKIKDAKRRAAYTTTVEVLPQ, from the coding sequence ATGAACAACTATCTCAAGCTCGCTTTGCTCGCCTCCGCCATCACGCTCGGCTCCGTCGGAGCGCAAGCGCATCGGCAGTGGCTGCTGCCCTCCGCCACGGTACTGTCCGGCACCGACGCCTGGGTCACTGTGGATGGCGCGGTGTCCAACGACCTATTCTACTTCGAACACTTCCCGTTGCAGCTTGATGGCCTTTCGGTGCTCGCCCCGGACGGCAAGGCGGCCGCGGTGCAGAACCAGGCCAAGGGGCGCTACCGCAGCACGTTCGACGTCAAGCTCGACCAGCCCGGCACCTACAAGATGATGGTGCTGAACCAGGGCGTGTTCGCGAACTACAAGCTCGACGGCCAGAACAAGCGCTGGCGCGGCAAGGCCGAGCAGGTCGCGACAGAAATACCGGCCAATGCCACCGATGTGAAAATCTCCGAAACGCAGGGACGGATCGAGATCTTCGTCACGTCGGGCAAGCCATCTTCCGACACGTTCAAGCCAACCGGGGTTGGCCTCGAAATGGTGCCGGTCACCCACCCGAACAATCTGATGGCCGGCGAGAAAGCGACGTTCCGCATGGTGCTGGACGGCCAGCCCGCCGCAGGCCTGCCGATCGAGATCGTGCCGGGCGGCATCCGCTATCGCGACAAGCTGAACGACTTCAAGGCCACCACCGACGAGTCCGGCACCTTCACCGTGACCTGGCCGGGCCCCGGCATGTACTGGATGAATGCCTCCATCGAGGACAGCAAGAGCAAGATCAAGGACGCCAAGCGCCGCGCCGCCTACACCA